The genomic interval GCGCTTCAGTACTTTTTTCACGGAATTCGTCTGGGGTTTAGTCTTGATCCTGGTGATGGTCATCAACTACCTGAGTAACACTTACCGTTCTCGCTCCGGGAAGAAGAAAAGGAGCACCGCCACTGGCTGACCAATTCTTGGAATTGGATTTTTGTTGAGCCTTGACCGGAGGGAATGTATAGGCGGTTGGTCATTTGTGCCGGAATGCCCGACAGAAGCGACTCGTTTAAGTTATCCTCCGTGTTTCAGCGGATAGGACGAAGGGTGGTGATACCTGGTTCGTGGTGATTATTTTCTGCATTTCAGACAGATACCGTTCCAATAAAGCGAGCAAGAGGGGTTTTGATCTGGCTGGCCCGTTTTGCTGATTGACTGGGCCACCCCGCCGTGGCGGTCGGCTGGACTGCCCCCCTCCGATTGGACAGTAAGGGTGAGGAGGGAATACAGTCCAGTTCCCCACACCGGGGGACGCTGTTTCCCTTAAGGCCGCCAAAAAAAGGCGAACTGTCTGACAGTCAAAAAGACGTTATGTTCGAGTACGTTCTGAGCTGTGTCGCATCACCTCCTCGGGTGGACTGGTTTGGGACGGCCGCCCGGCTCGCAGGTATACCGTTGTCAAAGAGTACAAGGGTTTTGTCAAGTCATCTGGTCCGGACAGAGGTTTGGACTGGATAAGCAGGCGTGTTAACCCAACGATTGACGGCGTTTCCTGTATCTTCATCATGTCCTCTTGCCTTTCCAATGTCATTCCGTAATTGACAGTTGCGTCTCTTCATGTCTGAATATTGATGAACCAGGGGTTCCAACCGGCTGTCAAACACCAGGAAAAGTGGAAATACCCGTAAAACACAGGAGGGGGAATTAGAAAATGAAGGTTGGAGTCATTGTTTTTTCGCAAACCGGAAATACGTTTGCAGTGGCTCAGAAGTTTCAGGAAAAACTCGTTTCGTTAGGCCATACGGCTACGGTCGAGCGGGTGACGGTTATCGGAAAAACCCATCCCGGATCAAAAGATTTCCAGCTCGATTCAATCCCCCGTACCGATAACTACGATGCGTTCGTTTTCGGTGCTCCGGTTCAGGCCTTTTCATTGGCTTCGGCCATGGCGGAGTATCTGAACCAACTCCCCGCCCAGGCGGGAAAGAAAGCCGCTCTGTTCGTCACCAAACAGCTTCCTTTCTCCTGGACGGGGGGAGGGCGGGCCATCGGGCAGATGAAAAGAATCTGCGCTTCGAAAGGGGTAACGGTCACGGGGAACGAAATTATTATCTGGCCGAAAGTCCGTCGGGATCTATCCCACATTGAAGCCGTAGATCGTTTGTGTAAACTCATATGAACCGAGACGAAATAATCCTCATTTTGCGATAACTGCAGCAAGGAAAAATAGCCGATTACTGTGAGGGAGAAATTTTTCTGGATTTTTTAGGCCGTTAACCGGAGACGAGCAGGCCCACCATTGTGTTCGCCGGGGTGTTCGTTCAGGTAAAATACCAATGAGGTGTAGAAAAGGAGTGAGACATGGTGAAGTATACCTTCGAAGTAAGAGATCAAAAAGCCCAACCGGTTTTGTCCATCAGGAAAAAGACGACGGTGGAGAAACTGCCTGATCTCATCGGTGAAAGTTACACGAAGATCATGGATTATATGAACGAGCTTGGAGAACAACCGGCCGGTGTCCCTTTTACAGCCTACTACTCCCTGGATATGCATGACCTGGACGTGGAGATGGGATTCCCGGTTACCCGACCGCTACCGGAGAAAGATGAGATAAAAGCCGGAGAAACACCCGCGGGCAAGATCGTGTCGACCATGTATAAAGGACCCTATGCCGGAATGGAAGAGCCGTATACCGAGATGGCCAAATGGATCAACGATAATGGGTACAAGTCGACCGGCGTTTATTATGAATATTACTATAACTCGCCTGCAGATGTCCCGGAAAGTGACTTACTGACCAAGATAGTTATGCCGGTGAAAGAATCATAAAAAATAATTTCCCCTCTCCTATACGCTGTGGTGTTTGTTGAATAATGATGGTTCGGAAAACTATCAGCGTTTCAAGTCTGATTACTTTCCACATACGTGGGTATTGCGCCTATGCGATCGATTGATAACGAATGCAATTGGACTGGTTGCATAACTTAATAGCTTTGGTTATCATGAGAGACACTTAGGACCCGTGTTTACGGTGTCCCACACAGAAATCATTGCAGAATGTAGTTCGAGATATGAGATTCCAGATGAATCGAGCGTTACAGATAAGTGGATTCCTGATTCTGGCTGGGTTGACCATGTATTTGTTCGCCATGGCATTACAACAGGCCTGGATGGCTGACCCGGTCAGTGGTTTGGTGGTCGCTTTGATCTTTTTCGGTTTGGCTTATGAGATGCTGGCCGAAGGATTCAAGGTGTTCTCCCGGTTTGTGCCATTCAAAGTAATGACGTGGACCAACTGCCTTAATTTCCTTTCAGTAATTCTGGGTACCCTGGTGACTTATGCCCTCAGCGTAAACCTTGGCTTGGGACCGGTTATCGCTGCTGGATTGGTAGGCATCCTGGCCGCTGTTTTTTTCCCAGCTTACGGGGTGCCGATTTATTGCGGAGCCTTCGTGGGGATGTCCTCCAGCGCCTATTTTACCGACCATCCGCAGGTGGCTATGGCCGGTGTGTTGGCCGGATTGATTTACGTTGTCTCTACCGGAGTGTTAAACGGATTCGGAGGAAAACTGGGAACTATTGCCTATGGGGGTTCTTTAGTCATAGGAATCGTACTTGGAAGCACCTTCTCCAGCACTCCACTACCGAATTGGGAAGTCCGCTGGATCATGATTTTCTATTCGGTTTTAGCCTGCGTCGCGACATATTTCATAAGTATCTATTTGAAACAAGGTCCGGTCATGGCTTCCGGGATTGTCGGACTGGCGGGCGGACTGCTGTTGCCGGTTGTTTATCTTCCGTATGGTAACCTGTTGGCAGTCTTGGTGATTTGTGCCTCTTTTGCCGGGATGTCGAACAATCAACGCTTTCCCCGATTTGCTCCCCTTTTCTTAGGTGGAGCGTTTACCGGTATGATCTTCATTTATACCCTCGCGTGCCTGGGTGGGCCGGGGGGAAAGTTGGGGATCATCGGCTTTGGCTCGGTTATGGCCTTGCGCGGGTATCTGGATCTTTTTGAAAACTGGCGTAGTAGCAAGGCAATATTTTCAGATATGAAAAAAGAACTCTGAATTGTTCTTGATGCCCAAAAAGAACGTTAAAATAATTATATAATCAGGATGCTTACTTTTTAAGGTGGTTATAGATATTTTTGCTCATGTTTGATAGAATGGAGAAAATTTCCAGATTGGGAGGGCTGTATATGGCGGAAACCTTGCAGCAATTAGCCAAAGAACTCTTTGCGGGAAATGCCAAAGCGGTAGCCGAATTGACCCAGCGGGCACTGGATGAGGGTAATTCTCCTGGGGAGGTCCTGACCAACGGATTGATCAAGGGGATGGGCGAAGTCGGGACGAAGTTCAAGGCCAACGAGATTTATGTTCCTGAAGTGTTGATCGCCGCTCGAGCGATGAAAGCGGGAATGGGAATTCTCAGGCCGAAACTGGCCGATGCCGGGGTGGAACCACTGGGCCGGATTATTATCGGGACCGTCAAGGGCGATCTCCACGATATTGGAAAAAACCTGGTTTCCATGATGATGGAAGGTGCTGGTTTTGAAATCATCGACCTGGGCATCGACGTGCCGGCGGACAAGTTTGTCCAGGCGGTCAGGGAATCCCGATCTCAAGTGGTCGGGATGTCGGCGCTCTTAACCACGACCATGGTTCAGATTCGGGGGAACATCAAGGCCTTCGAAGAAGCCGGACTCCGTGATTCAGTCAAAATATTGATCGGTGGTGCACCGGTTACCCAGAAGTTCGCCGACGAAGTCGGTGCCGATGGCTATGCTCCCGATGCAGCCTCGGCGGTCGACACCACCAAAACATTGCTGGGTTTGGTCCCATAGTTTTTAATAAAGGGTGGGATACTCCACCCTTTATTATTTTCACTTAAATTAATTAAATATTTTATATAATATTTTCTTTAATGACTTATATTATGAGGAAAGACCCTTACGAATGAGGAGGATAAATTATGCTCAGCGATCTTGCCATCGCCCAAAAAGCGCAGCTAAAATCGATTACTGAAATCGCTGGTCAGATTGATTTAAACGATGACGATATCGAATTGTATGGAAAATATAAAGCGAAGGTTTCACTCGATGTTCTTGAAAAATTTTCCGGCCGGCCGCAGGGAAAATACATTGACGTCACCGCCATAACCCCGACACCCCTTGGGGAGGGGAAAACCGTTACTACTATCGGGTTATCCATGGGCCTTAACACTATCGGAAAAAAGAGTATAGTCTGCATCAGGCAGCCGTCCCTGGGACCGGTCTTCGGAATCAAAGGCGGGGCAGCCGGTGGTGGGTATTCCCAGGTCGTTCCGATGGAGGATTTCAATCTACACCTCACCGGTGATACTCATGCCGTATCTCTGGCCCACAATCTCCTGGCTGCGTTTATCGATAACCACCTTCACCATGATAACGAGTTGGATATCGACCCCTTCACCATCAGTTGGCCGCGGGTCGTGGACGTAAGTGACCGGGCGCTGCGTAAGATTGTCATCGGCCTGGGTGGGAAGGATAACGGGGAGCCCCGCGAGAGCGGTTTCGATATTTCGGTAGCCTCGGAAGTCATGGCCATCCTGGCTTTGACCACGGATTTAGCTGATCTTCGCCAGCGCCTTGGCCGCATCGTCATCGGATATAACCGGAAAAAACAGCCGGTGACCGCGGAGGATCTCTGCTGTGCCGGAGCGATGGCTGTGTTGATGAAGGAGGCTTTGAAGCCGAATTTACTGCAGACCCTGGAAAACAATCCCTGTTTCGTGCATGCCGGTCCCTTTGCCAACATCGCTCATGGGAACAGCTCTATCATTGCCGATCGGATCGCCCTGCGCCTTGGGGAGTACGTAGTGACGGAAAGCGGTTTTGGAGCCGATTGTGGCATGGAAAAATTCATGGATATCAAATGTCGTTATTCTGGTCTCACGCCGGACTGTGTGGTCATGGTCTGTTCCATTCGGGCCCTGAAGATGCATAGTGGAAAATACCGGGTGGTTCCCGGTAAGCCCCTGGATCCGCATCTGTTACAGGAAGACGTGGAAGCGGTGGAAAAGGGGGCCTCCAACCTGGTCAAACAGATTGAAAACGCCCGTTTGTATGGGGTACCGGTAGTGGTAGCCATAAACGTGTTTACGACCGATACCGAGAAAGAGCTCGAAGCGATTCAGCGGATTTCTCTGGAAAATGGAGCATACGATGCGGTCATATCCGACGTCTGGGCCAACGGCGGTAAGGGGGGAGCGGCTCTGGCCGAAGCAGTGGTGAAAGCATGTGATCAGCCCGCGGACTTTCAGTTTCTGTACCCGGACGAGGCTTCGATCAAGGAAAAAATCGAAACGGTGGCGGTCCGGATTTATGGTGCTGACGGGGTTTCTTACGATGCGCAAGCCGAGAAAAAGATCAAGCTGTTCACTGCCTTCGGCTGGGATAAACTCCCCATCTGTATGGCCAAAACCCATCTGTCGCTCTCGCATGATCCCAATCTCAAGGGCCGTCCCCGGGGATTCACACTCCCGATCCGGGACATCCGTCCTTCCATCGGTGCCGGCTTTCTCTATCCTCTATGCGGCGAGATGCGGACCATGCCCGGCCTGCCTTCCCAGCCAGCCGGAAACCATGTGGATATTGACGAGAATGGATCCATCGTCGGGTTGTTCTGATTTTCCTGGATTTGGATTATAATTGTTAATCCGTTAGCGATTCAATCCGATCGCCCCCTCTCCCTGTAAGAAAGGGCTCGGGGTGGGGGGTGTAATTTTGTTTGGGAGGAAACCTTGTGAAGGTCGACGTCACAGTCATCGGTTCCGGCGTAACAGGACTTACTGTTGCCCATGTCCTTTCAAGGGATCTTTCAGTCTGTGTTATCGAAAAGGAAGACCGGCTGGGGGGACTGGCCTGGCAACTGGGATGTAAGGCGACTGACGTCTGTCTGTACTGTGGGGTCTGCCATGCGCTCAACATGAAGGCCGCAGGTCGTTCCCCACTTGCAGAATCTTTTCCGGTGCGGTTGAACGAAAACATTGTGTCGGTACACCGGGTCAACGATCGGCTCTTACTGGCGACTTCCCGCCAGGAAGAAATCGAAACCCGGTGTGTCGTCCTGGCGACCGGAGTCCGTCCCTACCCCGCCGAGAAGACCTCGAACCTGGGATACCGTAAATATCCAGCGGTATTCACCGGATTTGATATCGAGCAGGGCTTGAACGAAGGAATTCTGGACATCTTTGCCTCCTATCGCTATGTCGCGTTTATTCAATGCGTCGGTTCCCGGTCGTTCAAGGAAAAAAGAGGGTACTGTTCCCGGGTGTGTTGCCGGTATGCCCTGCGGATCGCCGAGAATTTGAAATACCGCTATCCGGATCTGACCATCGATTTTTTCTATATGGATTTACAACTCCTCGGGGGGAAGAAGGAGAAACTCGAGGAAATAGCCCGATCCCGGGTCCGCCTGTGTCGCTTTATTCCATTTCGGACGGAAGAACAGGGCGGAAAATTGGCTCTCATGTTCGAAAACGAGACAAAGGTGGTCCGGGAACTTTACGATGCCGTTATCCTTTCAGTAGGCATGATTCCTTCAACCGATACCCTTGAGTTGGGTCGCCTGTTCCAGATAAATTTTCGGTCTGATGGTTTTATCAGGAACTATGGCCAGGGAAAAAGCAGCCGGAACAATGTGTATGTAGCCGGCACGGCTTGGGGACCGAACGATATCGAAGGTTCCATTCGTGATGCCCGCCGGGTAGCGGAGACAGTTGTCCGGGAGGTGAAAACTGGTGGGTAGGGCGCTGATTCTCGACCCCGAAAGATGGTTGCCCCTTGACCAGTGGATAAAACAGAGGGAACCGGGGGATGGGTGGCAGGTCGCTGTGGAGAGGAGAGGCGGGAGAAAGACCGACCGGTACGACTTGGTCTTCATCATTGGAGAGGCCGTCGGGTTGAACCGGGAGAGGATCGCCGAGGTGTGCGCGGAAAGGGGATGGAATCCTTTGCAAGCGGTGCCGTTTCCCTGTGATTTACGGGAAACCGCTAGCGTGGAACAGCTCTTGTCCCGATGGGACCAGTTCTTCAAAGCCACGCTTCGTACCTGGCAAACGGTACCGCAGGTCGCCGCAGAGCGCCTATATCCGAACAAGCGGATAGCTCTCTTCACGGAAAATGAGACGGAGCGGACCGGAAGAAGAATAGAATCTGCTTTGAAAAAATGGGGTTTGGACGTTGCCCCCCAGAGAGAC from Atribacteraceae bacterium carries:
- a CDS encoding GyrI-like domain-containing protein translates to MVKYTFEVRDQKAQPVLSIRKKTTVEKLPDLIGESYTKIMDYMNELGEQPAGVPFTAYYSLDMHDLDVEMGFPVTRPLPEKDEIKAGETPAGKIVSTMYKGPYAGMEEPYTEMAKWINDNGYKSTGVYYEYYYNSPADVPESDLLTKIVMPVKES
- a CDS encoding corrinoid protein → MAETLQQLAKELFAGNAKAVAELTQRALDEGNSPGEVLTNGLIKGMGEVGTKFKANEIYVPEVLIAARAMKAGMGILRPKLADAGVEPLGRIIIGTVKGDLHDIGKNLVSMMMEGAGFEIIDLGIDVPADKFVQAVRESRSQVVGMSALLTTTMVQIRGNIKAFEEAGLRDSVKILIGGAPVTQKFADEVGADGYAPDAASAVDTTKTLLGLVP
- a CDS encoding FAD-dependent oxidoreductase, translating into MKVDVTVIGSGVTGLTVAHVLSRDLSVCVIEKEDRLGGLAWQLGCKATDVCLYCGVCHALNMKAAGRSPLAESFPVRLNENIVSVHRVNDRLLLATSRQEEIETRCVVLATGVRPYPAEKTSNLGYRKYPAVFTGFDIEQGLNEGILDIFASYRYVAFIQCVGSRSFKEKRGYCSRVCCRYALRIAENLKYRYPDLTIDFFYMDLQLLGGKKEKLEEIARSRVRLCRFIPFRTEEQGGKLALMFENETKVVRELYDAVILSVGMIPSTDTLELGRLFQINFRSDGFIRNYGQGKSSRNNVYVAGTAWGPNDIEGSIRDARRVAETVVREVKTGG
- a CDS encoding formate--tetrahydrofolate ligase, translating into MLSDLAIAQKAQLKSITEIAGQIDLNDDDIELYGKYKAKVSLDVLEKFSGRPQGKYIDVTAITPTPLGEGKTVTTIGLSMGLNTIGKKSIVCIRQPSLGPVFGIKGGAAGGGYSQVVPMEDFNLHLTGDTHAVSLAHNLLAAFIDNHLHHDNELDIDPFTISWPRVVDVSDRALRKIVIGLGGKDNGEPRESGFDISVASEVMAILALTTDLADLRQRLGRIVIGYNRKKQPVTAEDLCCAGAMAVLMKEALKPNLLQTLENNPCFVHAGPFANIAHGNSSIIADRIALRLGEYVVTESGFGADCGMEKFMDIKCRYSGLTPDCVVMVCSIRALKMHSGKYRVVPGKPLDPHLLQEDVEAVEKGASNLVKQIENARLYGVPVVVAINVFTTDTEKELEAIQRISLENGAYDAVISDVWANGGKGGAALAEAVVKACDQPADFQFLYPDEASIKEKIETVAVRIYGADGVSYDAQAEKKIKLFTAFGWDKLPICMAKTHLSLSHDPNLKGRPRGFTLPIRDIRPSIGAGFLYPLCGEMRTMPGLPSQPAGNHVDIDENGSIVGLF